In the genome of Desulfofarcimen acetoxidans DSM 771, one region contains:
- the rplI gene encoding 50S ribosomal protein L9 — MKIILNQDVAKLGRKGDVLDVAEGYARNYLLPRGLAAEASKSKMNDLERQKSIEEDRKLKIKQKSEQLAEKINNLTVKIFARVGENGKLFGAVGNNDIAKALSDQFKVDIDKKKIVLKDTIKTIGEYKAILKLHTSVQAEINVEVLPQ; from the coding sequence ATGAAAATTATTTTAAATCAGGATGTGGCTAAGCTTGGTAGAAAAGGTGATGTTTTGGATGTAGCTGAGGGTTATGCCCGAAATTACTTATTGCCCAGAGGATTGGCTGCTGAGGCTTCCAAGAGCAAGATGAATGATCTGGAGAGGCAAAAGAGTATTGAGGAAGACAGGAAGCTTAAGATAAAACAGAAATCTGAGCAACTGGCTGAAAAAATAAATAACTTGACAGTTAAGATTTTTGCCCGCGTAGGTGAGAACGGTAAATTATTCGGTGCCGTTGGTAATAATGATATAGCTAAAGCACTTTCTGATCAATTTAAAGTTGATATTGATAAGAAAAAAATAGTTTTAAAAGATACTATTAAAACTATAGGTGAATATAAGGCGATATTAAAATTACACACGTCAGTGCAGGCAGAGATAAATGTGGAAGTGCTGCCACAGTAA
- a CDS encoding YybS family protein encodes MFPREQTQALVEGALFASLTAILSLVFIYIPVISIFALVSPMPTAVLVKKYNVKIALFSLITAFLITLLFFGNPLAALIITLEAGILGLVTGLLLKKSISMGLSIIIVSTGSLFLTIISFLITFFITGSNPFNINSEINQATAELLQFYQNRGLLSGFSQNEIVELRKSLINTVYLFLPGFFIISSFVSGSINYLLTRELFKRLKYEVVNLKPFSHLQFPWYSIWSIILGIACLLIGDNLHISFLSKVSKNILFIAIFPFSVLGLAVVVFYIKKFNLSRIVKFFIAFIFIINGYLTIVFLLMLGILDPYFNFRKLTVKK; translated from the coding sequence TTGTTTCCGCGTGAGCAAACGCAAGCCCTAGTGGAAGGGGCATTATTTGCAAGTCTCACCGCAATACTATCTTTGGTATTCATATATATACCGGTAATTTCAATATTTGCTCTGGTAAGTCCAATGCCAACAGCAGTTCTGGTTAAAAAATACAATGTAAAAATTGCGTTATTCTCGTTGATAACAGCCTTTTTAATCACATTGCTGTTTTTTGGAAACCCGCTTGCGGCTTTAATAATTACATTGGAAGCAGGCATTCTTGGTCTTGTTACCGGACTTTTGTTGAAAAAAAGTATTTCTATGGGATTAAGTATTATTATAGTATCCACCGGATCCTTATTTTTAACAATTATAAGTTTTCTAATTACCTTTTTCATTACAGGAAGTAATCCTTTTAATATAAACAGCGAGATTAATCAGGCAACTGCAGAGTTACTGCAGTTTTATCAAAATAGAGGCTTATTGTCTGGTTTTAGTCAAAATGAAATTGTTGAACTAAGAAAAAGCTTAATTAACACTGTGTATCTATTTTTACCGGGATTTTTTATTATCAGCTCATTTGTATCAGGAAGTATTAATTATTTACTGACCAGAGAATTATTTAAGCGCCTAAAATATGAGGTTGTTAATTTAAAGCCTTTTTCTCACCTACAGTTTCCTTGGTACTCTATTTGGAGTATAATACTGGGTATCGCTTGCCTATTAATAGGGGATAATCTACATATCAGCTTTTTAAGCAAAGTATCTAAAAATATTTTATTTATTGCCATTTTTCCATTTAGTGTGCTGGGGCTGGCAGTGGTTGTATTTTATATTAAAAAATTTAATTTATCGAGAATTGTAAAATTTTTTATAGCTTTTATATTTATAATTAATGGTTATCTAACAATTGTATTTCTATTGATGCTGGGTATTTTGGATCCTTATTTTAACTTTCGCAAGTTAACTGTGAAGAAGTAG
- the rpsR gene encoding 30S ribosomal protein S18, with amino-acid sequence MRRDRGRRGKKRICSFCVDKVQSIDYKEIPRLKKYITERGKILPRRISGNCAKHQRMLTVSIKRARNMALLPFTAE; translated from the coding sequence ATGAGACGTGACCGTGGACGCAGAGGAAAAAAACGTATCTGCAGTTTCTGTGTTGATAAGGTACAAAGTATTGATTATAAAGAGATTCCGCGTCTTAAAAAATATATTACCGAGCGTGGTAAAATTTTGCCGCGTCGTATTTCAGGTAATTGCGCTAAGCACCAGCGTATGCTGACAGTTTCAATAAAAAGAGCGCGCAATATGGCTTTATTGCCTTTTACAGCAGAATAA